From a single Oceanobacillus kimchii X50 genomic region:
- a CDS encoding ABC transporter ATP-binding protein has protein sequence MKKIIEVNNLTKVYKKRKTKEVIEALKGIDFDVFKGEILGLLGPNGAGKTTTIKLICGLLQPDNGLVKINGISNKQHRLESLQHISAVLEGNRNLYWRLSVRENMDYFAGNRGKSPKKVAKEIDDLLNMFRLKDKENELVNRLSRGMQQKLAIAVAMLADTEVLLLDEPTLGLDVETSLEVRGILKKIIHDYGRTIIISSHDMDVIQDICDRTVIINKGKVIINDRIDHLMDLFEVRSYKISIGQRLTLKQIELLNEQFPLCEYNEDGNHASITIDLEKSEHMYQLFAILQLDQTQIDSIDRKAIRFDEVFMEIIKGEHEYEMA, from the coding sequence ATGAAAAAAATTATTGAAGTGAATAATTTAACTAAGGTTTATAAAAAACGAAAAACAAAAGAAGTGATTGAAGCGTTAAAGGGAATTGATTTTGATGTCTTCAAAGGTGAAATCCTTGGATTATTGGGTCCAAATGGTGCAGGGAAGACAACGACGATTAAATTAATCTGCGGATTATTACAACCAGATAATGGATTAGTAAAGATAAATGGAATATCAAATAAGCAACATCGACTAGAATCTTTACAACATATTAGTGCTGTTTTAGAAGGGAATCGTAACTTATATTGGCGATTAAGTGTAAGAGAAAATATGGATTATTTCGCCGGTAATCGTGGGAAATCACCTAAAAAGGTAGCGAAAGAAATTGATGATCTGTTAAATATGTTTAGGTTAAAAGATAAAGAAAATGAACTCGTAAATCGTCTATCTCGAGGTATGCAACAAAAACTAGCAATTGCTGTTGCGATGTTAGCTGATACAGAAGTGTTGTTACTTGATGAGCCAACATTAGGTTTAGATGTAGAGACCAGCCTTGAAGTAAGAGGAATTTTAAAGAAGATAATACATGATTACGGAAGAACAATTATCATTAGTTCCCATGATATGGATGTCATTCAAGATATATGTGATCGAACCGTTATTATTAATAAAGGGAAAGTGATTATCAATGACCGAATAGATCACTTAATGGACTTATTTGAGGTAAGATCATATAAAATATCCATTGGTCAACGATTAACTTTAAAACAAATAGAGTTGCTGAATGAGCAATTTCCACTGTGTGAATATAACGAAGATGGCAACCATGCATCTATTACGATTGACTTAGAAAAAAGTGAACACATGTATCAATTATTTGCGATTCTACAATTAGATCAAACTCAAATTGATTCAATTGATAGAAAAGCAATCCGATTTGATGAGGTATTTATGGAAATCATTAAGGGGGAACATGAATATGAAATGGCTTAA
- the ade gene encoding adenine deaminase: MKSTIEQLKNRIAVASKRKPAELVIKNAEVLNVFTGDWKKTDIAITEGYIAGIGEYEGEQIVDATGKKIVPGLINGHVHIESTMLTPREFSKVMLKHGITTAITDPHEIANVAGKAGLEYMLNASDALPMNIFVNMPSSVPATQFEHNGAQLDAKDITPYFQNSNVLGLAEVMDFPSVANAEEKMLEKIASTIQQGGIVDGHAAGLSKEDLNIYMAAGIRNDHESVSAQEGKDRLEAGMYLMIREGTVAKDLESLLPIINEKNARRCVFVTDDMLLDDLVENGDIDHIIRKAIQFGLDPVMAYQMATLNTSECFGLRELGAVAPGYIADFLILNDENQVDIHQVYKNGKCVVDEGEINQSYFSASLTDANTLPKPCIQQLKTSDFSIQITQDYCNTIEIVPNKIITNHICEKVDIKEGKFVPSIDKDQLLIAVVERHKGLSYIGKGIVKGFQMKEGSIATSVAHDSHNFVVVGTSEDEMLTAIKKVEQLDGGLVVTKQNQVKAHLALPIGGLMSDKGYLDVYEDVLKLNHAAEDIGIPATFNPFLTLSFLTLPVIPALKVTDQGLFDFKTFSHIDIEVEKK; the protein is encoded by the coding sequence GTGAAGAGTACAATAGAGCAGTTGAAAAATAGAATTGCTGTAGCGAGTAAACGTAAACCAGCTGAACTTGTAATAAAAAATGCAGAAGTTTTAAATGTATTTACTGGAGATTGGAAGAAGACGGATATAGCTATTACAGAAGGCTACATTGCTGGTATTGGTGAATATGAAGGTGAGCAAATCGTTGATGCTACAGGTAAAAAAATCGTACCTGGTCTTATAAATGGTCATGTACATATTGAAAGTACAATGTTGACACCTAGAGAATTTTCAAAAGTGATGTTAAAACATGGTATAACGACGGCAATTACAGATCCTCATGAAATTGCTAATGTCGCAGGGAAAGCTGGTTTGGAATATATGTTGAATGCTTCAGATGCTTTGCCAATGAACATTTTTGTTAATATGCCTTCAAGTGTTCCTGCGACGCAATTTGAACACAATGGTGCGCAACTCGATGCGAAAGATATAACTCCTTATTTTCAAAACTCAAATGTTCTTGGGCTGGCGGAAGTAATGGATTTTCCCTCAGTAGCGAATGCAGAAGAAAAAATGTTAGAAAAGATAGCTAGTACAATTCAACAGGGTGGTATTGTTGATGGTCATGCTGCTGGATTATCTAAAGAAGATTTAAATATTTACATGGCTGCTGGAATTCGAAATGACCATGAATCAGTTTCTGCACAGGAAGGGAAAGATAGACTAGAAGCAGGAATGTATTTGATGATACGGGAAGGAACAGTAGCTAAAGATTTGGAATCTTTATTACCAATTATTAATGAAAAAAACGCAAGACGTTGCGTATTTGTGACCGATGATATGTTACTAGATGATTTAGTAGAGAATGGAGATATCGATCATATTATACGTAAAGCAATTCAATTTGGTTTAGATCCAGTAATGGCTTATCAAATGGCTACATTAAATACATCTGAATGTTTCGGATTAAGAGAACTTGGAGCAGTTGCACCAGGATATATAGCAGACTTTTTAATTTTGAATGATGAAAATCAAGTAGACATTCATCAAGTTTATAAAAACGGTAAGTGTGTAGTAGATGAGGGAGAAATTAATCAGTCTTATTTTTCTGCTTCCCTTACTGATGCAAATACATTACCAAAACCTTGTATTCAGCAATTAAAAACAAGTGATTTTTCCATTCAAATTACACAAGATTATTGTAATACCATAGAAATTGTGCCTAATAAAATTATTACAAATCATATTTGTGAGAAAGTAGATATCAAAGAAGGGAAGTTTGTACCGTCTATAGACAAAGACCAATTGCTGATTGCGGTCGTAGAGAGACATAAGGGACTGAGTTATATTGGGAAAGGAATAGTGAAGGGTTTCCAAATGAAAGAAGGTTCCATAGCGACATCTGTGGCGCATGATTCACATAACTTTGTTGTAGTAGGTACCTCTGAAGATGAAATGCTTACAGCAATAAAAAAAGTGGAACAACTTGATGGTGGTTTAGTAGTAACGAAGCAGAATCAGGTAAAAGCTCACTTAGCACTACCAATTGGGGGATTAATGTCAGATAAAGGTTATTTGGATGTTTACGAAGATGTTTTAAAGTTAAATCATGCAGCAGAGGATATTGGTATACCAGCAACATTTAATCCATTTTTAACGTTATCCTTCTTGACTTTACCAGTAATACCAGCTCTTAAAGTAACAGATCAAGGCTTATTTGACTTTAAGACGTTCTCTCATATTGATATAGAGGTAGAAAAAAAATAG
- a CDS encoding spore coat protein — protein MRRHHGRHCGCEKTVVHPTKHNCVNTCSESVVNHIHPSHTTVMNHHTVKNKHFYPNSTSYQNQTNNVNEYGGSFNVPNNGQVAGAMSPGYGNGQVAGAMNGHCNGNQVGGAMHPGHHHWNKPNKWC, from the coding sequence ATGCGCAGACATCATGGGAGACATTGTGGTTGTGAGAAAACAGTTGTACATCCTACAAAACACAACTGTGTAAACACATGTTCAGAAAGTGTTGTAAATCACATTCATCCAAGTCATACTACAGTGATGAATCATCACACAGTAAAGAACAAGCATTTTTATCCGAATTCTACTTCATATCAAAATCAAACGAACAATGTTAATGAATATGGTGGTTCTTTTAATGTACCAAACAATGGCCAAGTAGCAGGAGCCATGTCACCAGGATATGGTAATGGTCAAGTAGCTGGGGCAATGAACGGACATTGTAATGGAAATCAAGTTGGCGGAGCAATGCATCCAGGACATCATCACTGGAATAAACCAAATAAATGGTGTTAA
- a CDS encoding alkaline phosphatase — MFKKISWISVISLLIFAGIMGASFGNEKDATSAKGKNKKVENVIYMIPDGFSSDYASNYRAYKGEEVVWDSHLKGLFTTHSADSDVTDSAAAGTAMATGEKTNNGVIGKDPDGNNLETILEKTKQHHKATGLVATSTITHATPAAFATHVEDRNNETEIARQLIESEVDVLLGGGMSNFIGEGEGGKQENGELMQKAQDKGYLLAENREEMLEQNIDIKNDEKLLGLFAEEALSPELHRKDTEEPSLEDMTMHAIDQLNQNKKGFFLMVEGSQIDWAGHDNDPAYAMSETEAFEKAVQAAIDFAEEDGETLVVVAADHDTGGMTTGGYDQMDLNANILNDVTATGEYMANQLDEERSNVHEVVNTFTGFKLKEEEIEFIKTAEDPKLAINHVVSERSTIGWTSTSHTAADIPIYAFGPKSESFSGILDNTDIPKLIEEAMKLK, encoded by the coding sequence GTGTTTAAAAAAATAAGTTGGATTTCAGTAATAAGTCTATTAATCTTTGCAGGAATTATGGGAGCATCTTTTGGTAATGAAAAAGATGCAACCTCAGCAAAGGGTAAAAATAAAAAAGTAGAGAATGTAATTTACATGATACCAGATGGATTTAGTTCTGATTATGCTTCTAATTACCGTGCGTATAAAGGAGAAGAGGTTGTATGGGATTCTCATTTAAAAGGTCTTTTTACAACACATTCTGCAGATTCGGATGTGACTGATTCAGCAGCTGCTGGAACAGCAATGGCTACTGGTGAGAAAACGAACAATGGTGTCATTGGTAAGGATCCGGATGGGAATAACTTAGAAACTATCTTAGAAAAAACGAAGCAACATCATAAAGCAACTGGATTAGTAGCTACATCTACGATTACACACGCCACTCCAGCTGCATTTGCAACACATGTAGAAGATAGAAATAATGAGACTGAGATTGCACGACAATTAATTGAATCTGAAGTAGATGTTTTACTTGGTGGAGGAATGAGCAATTTTATTGGAGAGGGAGAAGGAGGTAAACAAGAGAACGGTGAGCTTATGCAAAAAGCTCAAGATAAGGGCTATCTTTTAGCTGAAAATAGAGAGGAAATGCTAGAACAAAATATTGATATCAAGAATGATGAAAAATTACTAGGTTTGTTTGCAGAGGAAGCCCTATCTCCAGAACTACATAGAAAAGATACGGAAGAACCAAGCTTAGAGGACATGACTATGCATGCGATTGATCAACTGAATCAAAATAAAAAAGGATTCTTCTTAATGGTAGAAGGTAGTCAAATTGATTGGGCTGGTCATGATAATGATCCTGCCTATGCTATGAGTGAGACAGAAGCGTTTGAAAAAGCGGTTCAAGCTGCAATTGATTTTGCTGAAGAGGATGGAGAGACATTAGTTGTGGTTGCGGCGGATCATGATACAGGAGGAATGACAACTGGCGGATATGACCAGATGGATTTAAATGCAAACATTCTTAATGATGTAACAGCAACCGGAGAATACATGGCTAATCAACTAGATGAAGAGCGTTCTAATGTCCATGAAGTTGTAAATACTTTTACGGGGTTTAAATTAAAGGAAGAAGAAATAGAATTTATTAAAACAGCAGAAGACCCGAAACTTGCTATTAATCATGTCGTTAGTGAACGATCTACTATTGGTTGGACAAGTACTAGTCACACTGCTGCAGATATTCCAATTTATGCGTTTGGTCCAAAATCAGAATCATTCTCTGGAATATTGGATAATACAGATATTCCAAAATTAATAGAAGAGGCTATGAAATTAAAATAA
- a CDS encoding SIMPL domain-containing protein — MYYHYVPSQMRQSLPMRQTNSTITITGTGSVLVVPSIAHVRLAVVTRNASLEEAQQQNNESMTNVIRAIVNEGIPRESIQTTSFSARPIYDYVDGKQIFETFEVRNEITITLEDLDRLGEIIDLAINQGANEVVSVTFSVDDPENFYEEALTLALQNAESKAEVMAQELGVSLNPIPTKITEVDSGGNGVKLFAASTPVEPGTQRIEASVKVDYQLQG; from the coding sequence ATGTATTATCACTATGTACCATCACAGATGCGTCAGTCATTGCCTATGAGACAAACAAATTCTACAATAACAATTACTGGTACAGGATCGGTGTTGGTTGTACCGAGTATCGCACATGTTCGGTTAGCGGTAGTAACAAGAAATGCTTCATTAGAAGAAGCGCAGCAGCAAAATAATGAATCCATGACCAATGTTATCCGTGCAATAGTTAATGAGGGCATACCTAGAGAATCTATTCAAACAACAAGTTTTTCAGCTCGTCCAATTTATGACTACGTAGATGGAAAGCAAATTTTTGAAACTTTTGAAGTTAGAAATGAAATCACCATAACTTTAGAAGATTTAGATCGATTAGGCGAAATTATTGATTTAGCAATTAATCAAGGAGCAAATGAAGTAGTTTCCGTGACGTTTTCTGTTGACGATCCAGAAAATTTTTATGAAGAAGCATTAACATTAGCTTTACAAAATGCAGAGAGCAAAGCTGAAGTTATGGCACAGGAATTAGGAGTTTCACTTAATCCAATACCCACAAAAATTACTGAAGTTGACTCAGGTGGTAATGGAGTGAAATTATTTGCAGCTTCTACACCAGTGGAACCAGGTACACAACGAATAGAAGCTTCAGTTAAAGTTGACTATCAATTGCAAGGATAG
- a CDS encoding GNAT family N-acetyltransferase: MKRKDITRVRDIAKKSWHDTYNGIIPIEIQNRFLEGAYSEKNMKYRMKRSYIYIAEKEGEAVGFANFSPISQEGYVELGAIYLYPSQQGIGIGSALLHYGVNQLHPREIQLNVEQNNLKALNFYKSKGFEIIKDFHENFDGHLLNTYRMSWKLD, translated from the coding sequence ATGAAAAGAAAAGATATTACTAGAGTACGAGATATTGCTAAAAAAAGTTGGCATGATACATATAATGGAATAATTCCAATAGAAATACAAAATAGATTTTTAGAAGGTGCTTACAGTGAAAAAAATATGAAATATAGAATGAAGAGGTCTTATATATATATTGCAGAAAAAGAAGGGGAAGCAGTAGGATTTGCTAATTTCTCACCGATATCACAGGAAGGATATGTGGAATTAGGAGCAATATATTTATACCCATCACAGCAAGGAATAGGAATTGGTTCAGCACTTTTACATTATGGAGTTAATCAATTACATCCTCGAGAAATACAGTTGAATGTTGAGCAAAATAATCTAAAAGCATTGAATTTTTATAAGTCAAAGGGATTTGAAATAATTAAAGATTTTCATGAAAACTTTGATGGTCATCTCTTAAATACTTATCGCATGTCATGGAAACTAGATTAA
- a CDS encoding GNAT family N-acetyltransferase, producing MDIQIIRMNQKYAVEALCWKYEKPYDFYNHVLTTGAIAELLGNRYYAMINEERELIGFFCLGRSAQVPAGDRFGVYNDDCIDLGLGMKPEYTGKGYGTIFLSHILNHVYDTCPLKDIRLTVATFNHRAIRLYENHGFIKQQKFLHKDTDFITMIKYVS from the coding sequence ATGGATATTCAAATAATACGTATGAACCAAAAATATGCAGTTGAAGCACTTTGTTGGAAATATGAAAAGCCGTATGATTTTTATAATCATGTTCTTACCACAGGTGCAATTGCGGAACTTCTGGGAAATCGATATTATGCGATGATTAATGAAGAAAGGGAGCTAATTGGTTTTTTCTGTTTAGGACGTTCTGCACAGGTTCCGGCTGGAGATCGGTTTGGTGTTTATAATGATGATTGTATTGATCTTGGACTTGGAATGAAACCAGAATATACAGGAAAAGGATATGGAACGATATTTCTAAGCCATATCTTGAATCATGTCTATGATACTTGTCCATTGAAAGATATTCGTCTAACTGTGGCAACGTTTAATCACCGTGCTATTCGTTTGTATGAAAATCATGGTTTTATTAAACAACAAAAATTTTTACATAAAGATACAGATTTTATAACGATGATAAAGTACGTTTCATAA
- a CDS encoding SEC-C metal-binding domain-containing protein: MIESVKMPTYVKELEQYPKVKLDKLRRIHAIPNASQLNKAKLAERLATEIPDRFEVTIMYFNKSIIDLFNEFQRNNGVISVHIKTKEMLFLQVLGLIFIKEVNEEEIAIMPKELLQVYDNMQSNELQKIAVRNTKWHKLTEGMLYYYGVMQQETLIAQIEKITNEKIDPFEFLHVMKIAETMYQSFEIQIDKKIYVDFRVDDPDFILVEQSKRKEIPYYPFTEQELLQSSEDDFIPSTQGLKKLRKYILRNFDIKEIDVLSILEKLIIICNIDQKPTAPLQYLNEVFQFNSEQQFHEFIQLVMNATNEVRLWILKGHTSTEISQMNNSNFKELSKGDFVLQNEDTSHPIKKAKIGRNDPCPCGSGKKYKKCCI; this comes from the coding sequence ATGATAGAAAGTGTAAAAATGCCAACCTATGTAAAAGAACTAGAACAGTATCCAAAAGTAAAACTAGATAAATTGCGACGTATTCATGCAATTCCTAATGCTAGTCAGCTTAATAAAGCAAAATTAGCGGAACGATTAGCAACAGAGATTCCAGATAGATTTGAAGTCACCATTATGTATTTTAATAAGTCTATAATCGATTTATTCAATGAATTCCAACGAAATAATGGTGTAATTTCTGTACATATAAAAACGAAAGAAATGCTATTTTTACAAGTGCTTGGATTAATATTTATTAAAGAAGTAAATGAAGAAGAAATAGCGATTATGCCGAAAGAGTTACTTCAAGTGTATGATAATATGCAATCGAATGAGTTGCAGAAGATAGCTGTCCGTAATACGAAATGGCATAAGTTAACGGAAGGTATGTTATATTATTACGGCGTAATGCAGCAGGAAACCTTGATTGCTCAAATCGAAAAAATAACAAATGAAAAAATTGATCCATTTGAATTTCTTCATGTAATGAAGATTGCTGAAACTATGTATCAATCCTTTGAAATACAAATAGATAAGAAAATATATGTAGATTTCCGTGTGGATGATCCTGATTTTATTTTAGTTGAGCAATCGAAAAGAAAAGAAATACCTTACTATCCATTTACAGAACAAGAACTTTTACAAAGTAGTGAAGATGATTTTATCCCATCGACTCAAGGGTTGAAAAAACTTCGTAAATATATACTACGTAATTTCGATATCAAAGAAATTGATGTTTTAAGTATTCTTGAAAAATTAATTATTATATGTAATATTGATCAAAAACCGACAGCGCCACTTCAATATTTAAATGAAGTATTTCAGTTTAATTCAGAACAACAATTTCATGAATTTATACAACTCGTCATGAATGCAACTAACGAAGTTCGTTTATGGATTTTAAAAGGGCATACATCTACTGAAATCTCACAAATGAATAATTCGAATTTTAAAGAGCTGTCAAAAGGTGATTTTGTACTGCAAAATGAAGATACGAGTCATCCTATAAAAAAAGCAAAAATTGGAAGAAATGATCCTTGTCCTTGTGGAAGTGGTAAGAAATACAAAAAATGTTGTATCTAA
- a CDS encoding spore coat protein has product MGKYKGHHGCGCNKCKNNNNNDNVETITSPTRQVVRTTTDHRTVRNIHPTKIKNVHRTIVRNENYYPVSESDFEETVVENYDCGSDVNDSSNCRRVGSESNGNGNSNGHGHGCHKKRDDDDNDRGGRRHDKCCGRRKNWFI; this is encoded by the coding sequence ATGGGAAAATATAAGGGACATCATGGTTGTGGGTGTAATAAATGCAAAAACAACAATAATAACGACAACGTAGAAACTATTACAAGTCCAACTCGACAAGTAGTACGTACCACAACAGATCATAGAACAGTTAGAAATATTCATCCAACTAAAATCAAAAATGTTCATCGTACTATTGTTCGTAATGAAAACTATTATCCAGTAAGCGAATCAGATTTTGAAGAGACAGTAGTAGAAAACTATGACTGTGGAAGCGATGTAAATGATTCAAGTAATTGTCGTAGAGTAGGTAGCGAGAGTAATGGCAATGGAAACAGCAATGGTCATGGCCATGGGTGTCACAAGAAAAGAGACGACGATGATAACGACCGTGGTGGTAGAAGACATGATAAATGTTGTGGACGCCGTAAAAACTGGTTTATCTAA
- a CDS encoding ring-cleaving dioxygenase — translation MKKTAGIHHISAIVGHPQENVDFYASVLGLRLVKKTINFDDPGTYHLYFGNNMGEPGTIITFFPWTNAYQGRIGSGQVGVTSYAIPTGTMNFWEERLAKFNITTEKITRFGDTYLAFKDIHGLYLELVETENGKSNDYSFGDITPEISIKGFAGAILLSSQPGKTGETLVNTLGFEKVAEEEEYIRYRSYGKIGNTIDIKQTASHKGQMGVGTVHHIAFRAKNNQDHLDWQQHVANHGLPVTEVKDRNYFNAIYFKEHGEILFEIATDPPGFAYDESEKTMGDTLKLPSQYEVYRGRLEKKLIPIEIRDLDK, via the coding sequence ATGAAGAAAACTGCTGGAATCCATCATATTTCTGCCATTGTCGGTCACCCTCAAGAAAATGTAGATTTCTATGCAAGTGTATTAGGATTAAGATTGGTTAAGAAAACGATTAATTTTGATGATCCTGGCACCTATCATCTTTATTTTGGAAATAATATGGGAGAACCAGGAACAATTATTACCTTCTTCCCATGGACAAATGCCTACCAAGGTAGAATAGGTTCTGGTCAAGTAGGTGTTACTAGTTATGCAATTCCTACAGGAACGATGAACTTCTGGGAAGAGCGTCTTGCTAAATTTAACATAACAACAGAGAAAATAACGCGTTTTGGTGATACGTATCTTGCATTTAAAGATATTCATGGCTTGTATTTAGAATTAGTCGAAACAGAGAATGGAAAATCAAATGATTATTCATTTGGTGATATTACACCTGAAATTTCGATAAAAGGATTTGCTGGGGCAATATTACTTTCCTCTCAACCAGGAAAAACAGGAGAGACATTAGTCAATACGTTAGGTTTTGAAAAAGTTGCAGAGGAAGAAGAGTATATTCGATATCGATCTTACGGAAAGATTGGAAATACGATTGATATTAAACAAACTGCTTCTCATAAAGGTCAAATGGGGGTAGGAACAGTTCATCATATAGCTTTTAGGGCAAAAAATAATCAAGACCATTTAGACTGGCAACAGCATGTAGCTAATCACGGATTACCTGTAACAGAAGTTAAAGATCGTAATTATTTTAATGCCATTTATTTTAAAGAGCATGGAGAGATTTTATTTGAGATAGCTACAGATCCGCCTGGATTTGCTTACGATGAATCAGAAAAAACGATGGGTGATACATTAAAATTACCTAGCCAATATGAAGTCTATAGAGGAAGATTAGAGAAAAAACTAATTCCTATTGAGATAAGAGATTTAGATAAATAA
- a CDS encoding SDR family oxidoreductase: MERFQDKVILITGGGSGLGKATALQVAKEGAILSLVDLNEQGLEETKKEILKIVPNAKITLIKANVANEEEVKNYVQETINQFGKIDGFFNNAGIEGKQNLTEDFDTEEFEKVVNINLNGVFYGMKHVLKVMKEQGSGSIVNTASVGGIRGVGNQSGYAASKHGVVGLTRNSGIEYGEYGVSIKAIAPGAILTPMVEGSLKQIGGENWEEAGKEFVSVNPMKRFGKPEEVGYLVAFLLSDHAGFINAAVIPIDGGQSYKY; this comes from the coding sequence ATGGAACGTTTTCAAGATAAAGTTATACTTATAACTGGTGGTGGCTCAGGTCTAGGAAAAGCAACTGCTCTACAAGTAGCAAAGGAAGGAGCAATTCTTTCCCTAGTTGATTTAAATGAACAAGGCTTAGAAGAAACAAAGAAAGAAATTCTTAAGATTGTACCTAATGCAAAAATTACTTTAATAAAAGCTAATGTTGCAAACGAAGAAGAAGTAAAAAACTATGTACAAGAAACTATTAATCAATTTGGAAAAATAGATGGTTTCTTTAATAATGCTGGTATAGAAGGAAAACAAAATCTTACCGAGGACTTTGATACTGAAGAATTTGAAAAAGTTGTCAACATTAATTTAAATGGTGTTTTTTACGGTATGAAGCATGTCCTAAAAGTCATGAAAGAGCAAGGTAGTGGTTCTATTGTAAATACAGCTTCTGTAGGAGGTATCCGTGGAGTAGGAAACCAATCAGGTTATGCAGCTAGTAAACATGGTGTCGTAGGTTTAACCAGAAATTCTGGTATTGAGTACGGAGAATATGGTGTGAGTATTAAAGCAATTGCTCCTGGTGCGATATTGACGCCTATGGTAGAAGGTTCTCTAAAACAAATAGGTGGAGAAAATTGGGAAGAAGCAGGAAAAGAATTTGTAAGTGTAAATCCTATGAAACGATTTGGAAAACCTGAAGAAGTTGGGTATTTGGTTGCTTTCTTATTATCTGATCACGCAGGATTTATCAATGCTGCTGTCATCCCTATTGACGGTGGACAATCATATAAATATTAA
- a CDS encoding SLOG family protein, whose protein sequence is MKILMVTGYKPMELNIFKEDDSRIQFIKASLEKRIREFLEEGLEWVIISGQMGVELWAADVVMDLKEEYPVQLGVFPPFENQDSRWPEMLKEKFEELSMTADFFKPIYKGDYQGPYQFRTKDMWLIDKSDACLLLMDEEFPGSTKYFYETLQKTAKDYPVFTITPQDIDDIVEDLRMQDPNYWD, encoded by the coding sequence ATGAAAATTTTAATGGTAACAGGCTATAAACCAATGGAATTAAATATTTTTAAAGAAGATGACTCTCGAATTCAATTTATAAAAGCTTCTCTGGAAAAGCGAATACGTGAATTTTTAGAAGAGGGTTTAGAATGGGTTATTATTTCTGGGCAAATGGGAGTGGAGTTATGGGCTGCGGATGTTGTTATGGACTTAAAAGAAGAGTATCCTGTTCAACTTGGCGTGTTCCCTCCTTTTGAAAATCAAGATAGTCGCTGGCCAGAAATGTTAAAAGAAAAATTTGAAGAATTGTCGATGACAGCTGATTTTTTTAAACCGATTTATAAAGGCGATTATCAAGGTCCTTATCAATTTCGAACAAAAGATATGTGGTTAATTGATAAAAGTGATGCTTGTCTGTTATTAATGGATGAAGAGTTTCCTGGAAGTACTAAATATTTTTATGAAACATTACAAAAAACAGCTAAAGATTACCCTGTTTTTACAATAACTCCCCAAGATATTGATGATATTGTAGAAGATTTACGTATGCAGGATCCGAATTATTGGGATTAA
- a CDS encoding ABC transporter: MKWLNLFRVNLKKEYIELKRYLPNTIAMILTFYFIFLGLFGVIHFFGNPSTQDANIQFVIVNYVFWYLSLMVIQQIGYDIVNEGMRGTLEQLSMSPMGILKILITRLIANNIIYGFIILILLYVSMLTAGQWLNVDIISILPLFIFTVIGMMGLGLIIGGISIILKQVQAILQVLQFLLAALAFIPLVASPIMYFLPFVIGIDLVREIMINGATLMEIGWINITLLIINALVYFGIGVFVFHSCERFATRRGLLGQY; the protein is encoded by the coding sequence ATGAAATGGCTTAATTTATTTCGAGTAAATTTGAAAAAAGAATATATTGAATTAAAGCGATATTTACCAAATACAATTGCAATGATTCTAACGTTTTATTTTATTTTTCTAGGATTATTTGGGGTTATTCATTTCTTTGGAAATCCCTCTACACAAGATGCAAATATTCAATTTGTAATTGTCAATTATGTCTTTTGGTATTTATCACTTATGGTCATTCAACAAATTGGATATGATATCGTCAATGAAGGAATGCGGGGAACATTAGAACAATTATCGATGTCACCGATGGGAATATTAAAAATTCTAATCACACGGTTAATTGCTAATAATATTATATATGGATTTATTATTCTCATCTTATTATATGTGTCTATGTTAACAGCTGGTCAGTGGTTAAATGTAGATATTATATCTATTCTACCATTATTTATTTTTACGGTTATTGGAATGATGGGGCTTGGATTAATTATTGGTGGAATTTCCATTATCTTAAAGCAAGTTCAGGCGATTCTACAGGTTCTGCAATTTCTGTTAGCAGCATTAGCATTTATCCCGCTCGTTGCATCACCGATTATGTATTTTTTACCTTTTGTAATTGGTATTGATCTTGTTCGAGAAATTATGATAAATGGAGCAACTTTAATGGAAATTGGATGGATTAATATTACTTTACTTATCATCAATGCATTGGTTTATTTTGGAATAGGAGTATTTGTTTTTCATAGTTGTGAGCGTTTTGCTACGAGAAGAGGGCTGCTTGGTCAATATTAG